The sequence below is a genomic window from Candidatus Hydrogenedentota bacterium.
ATGCCCTTTACGGCGGGGGTGCCCGTGGAATACACGCTTTTTGAGAAAGGACAGAGCAACTACGCGATTGTCGTGGGCGTGGACGCGTCGCCATCGGAACAATGGGCGGCACAGGAACTCCGGCATTGGTTGCGCGAGGTGAGCGGCGCGGAGTTGCCCATGCGCGACGACGCGGGGCCGCTTGCGGGACCTGCGATTGTCGTCGGTTTCAACCGCGTCTCAGCGCAACTGCCCGGCGCCGATATGACGCCGCCCGCCGATGGCGACGAGTCGTTCCTATATCGCAACGCGGGTGAAAACATCGTGATCGCCGGCGGAAAACAGCGCGGCACGATGTACGGCGTGATGACGTTCCTCGAGCGGGAACTGGGCGTGCGCTGGTATACGCCGCGCGTGACCGTCGCGCCGAAGAAGGACAGCTGCCGCTTCCGTATCCTGCGCCACCGCGAGAAGCCGGGCATTCGCGTGCGCAATGACTTCTACTTCGAAGCCTTCGATCCCATGTGGGCCGCGCATAATAAGGTCAACGGCGCCATGAGCTATCGCGAACAACCGGGCGGTGTCGAATGTTACTGGTCGGTACACACCTTTTTCCCGCTCATGCCCCCACAGGAGTTCTATGCGGAACACCCCGAATACTACAGCCTGGTCGACGGCCAGCGCGTGGCCGACCGGGCGCAACTGTGCCTTACGAATCCTGATGTGTTGCGCATCCTCACCGGACGCCTGCTCGACGTCATACGAAAGAATCCCCAGTATCTGATCTATTCCGTTTCGCAGAACGACTGGGCGAATCCGTGCCAGTGCGAAAGCTGCCAGGCAATTGCCCGGCGCGAGGAGAGCGAATCGGGGCCCGTGGTCTGGTTCGTAAACCAGGTGGCCGAGGCGGTGGAAAAGGAATTCCCAGACAAATTCGTGGGGACGCTTGCGTATCAATACACGCGCAAACCTCCAAAAACAATTGAACCAAGACAAAACGTTGTCATCCGCCTATGCAGCATTGAATGTTGTTTCGCCCACGATTTCAACTCCTGTCCGGAGAACGGCTCGTTCATCACTGACTTGCGCGGCTGGGCCGCCATTGCCCCGCACATGTACATCTGGGACTATGTCGTCAATTTCAGCCACTACACGATGCCGTATCCCAATTTCCGGGTGCTCCAGCCGAATATCCAAACCTTCCGCGACAACAACGCCATCGGGATCATGGAACAGGCGGCGTATCAGAGCCGGGGAGGCGAATGCGCGGAATTGCGCGCGTACCTGATTGCCAAGCTGCTCTGGGACCCCGAGTGCGACGTGAATGCCGTGATTGATGATTTCATGTACGGGTACTACGGGCGGTCCGGTCAGTATGTCCGGCAGTATTTCGATGCGTTGCACAACCGGCTGACGCCGAATACGCACATTCATCTTGGGCTGCGTCCGGACGACCCCCTCTTCAGCGATGAATTCGTGCGCGAATCGGAGGCGCTCTTCGACCGCGCTGAGACAGTGGCGGACACGGAGGAAATCCGGCAACGGGTGGAGATGGCGCGCCTGCCGGTCATGTATCTGAAGTGCAAACGCGCACCGGTACAGGCGCGGATTGACGGCACCTACGCGCGATTCTGCGAGATTGTGGCGCGCGAGGGGGTGACGCTCTATGCCGAGGCGGGCCAGGCCCACAAGGAGGCGTTTCACCAGGAGGTGGAGAACGCCCGGTGAGCGCGAACCGGCCCGAGGTTTGTATTCTGGCTGCGGACATCGCTATCTTGGAGATGCGGGATGTCGGGGTCTGAGAAAGTGGTTGGCATGGTGGTCGTCAAGCTGTTTTACGGGAGTTCCACGGGCAACACGCGCCACGTGGCGTACCTGATTAAGACGGTTCTGGGCAACCTCATCCAGGAAGTCCGGGATATCGCCGAATCCTCGCCGGAAGACCTGCGCAGTGCGGATTTGCTTATCCTTGGCGTCTCGACCTGGGAACAGGGCGGATTACAGCGTGACTGGGCGGACTTCCTCCCTCATTTCGAGGAAATTGACCTCCATGGGAAGAAGGTGGCGCTGTTCGGGCTGGGCGACGCGCATGCGTTCTCCGGGCTCTTCGTGCATGCGCTTCGGACGCTTCACGACAAAGTGAAAGAACGCGGGGCGGAGGTGATCGGAGCATGGCCGACGGACGGATATTCGTTCGAATACTCGGCCGCGGCGGACAAGGGGTACTTTGCCGGCCTCGTCATCGACGAGGACAATCAGAGCGACATGACCGTCAAGCGTGTTGCGGACTGGGCGGCGCTGATCAAGCCGCACATAACGGGAAAGCAACACAGGGACGACGAAACGTTCGGTTGACAGGAAGAGCAAGCCCCCGACGTTCCCATGGCTATTGACTTCGGGGGCGCAGTCGTTTCTTGGGTCAACGCTTACTCGATGTAAGCGTTCAGGATGTTTTCGAGCATTTCCTGACGGCCGGAGGCGGTCTTGGGCTCGCCGCGCTTGAGGGTATAGGCCTCGCAGGTTTCGAACGTTGCCCCGCCCTTCTCGATGTCCGCGCCGATGCCCTTGTTCCAGCCGGCGTACCGCTGCGCGATGAATTTCTCGAACGGCTTGTCCTTGAGCAGCTTCGCGGCGGCCTTCAGTCCGCGCGCGAAAGCGTCCATCGCCCCCACATGAGCGTGGAACAAGTCCGCCGGGTCCGTGGATTGACGGCGCAGCTTGGCATCGAAATTCAGGCCGCCCGTCGTGAACCCGCCGCCCTTGAGGATGTAGTACATGGCCAGCGCCGTGTCGTAGATGTTCGTCGGGAACTGGTCCGTGTCCCAACCGAGTAATTCATCGCCGCGATTCGCATCGACCGAGCCCAGGATGCCGTTCGCCACGCAGAACGCCAGTTCGTGGATAAACGAATGCCCCGCCAGTGTCGCGTGGTTCGCCTCGATGTTCAGCTTGAATGAATCCACCAGCCCATACCGCTGCAAAAACGCGAAACAACTGCCCGCATCGAAATCGTATTGGTGTTTCGTTGGTTCTTTCGGCTTGGGCTCGATGTAGAACTGACCCTTGAACTTGATCTGCTTCTTGTAATCCACGGCCATGTTCAGGAACAAGCCCAGATGATCGAGTTCGCGCTTCAGGTCCGTATTCAACAGCGTGTCGTACCCTTCGCGGCCGCCCCAGAATACGTAGCCCGCGCCGTCAAGCTGCTTCGTAATCTCGAGCGCTTTCTTCACCTTGGTGGCGGCATAGGCGAACACGTCGGGCGAGGGGTTGGTCGCGGCGCCCGCCATGAACCGCGGATGCGAGAACAGGTTGCAGGTGCCCCAAAGCAGACGCACGCCGGTGTCGTCCTGCAGCGCTTCAGCCAATTTCACGATCTTGTCAAGACGCTTGTTCGTCTCCGCGAGAGTATCCGCTTCCGGCGCGATGTCCGTGTCGTGAAAACACCAGAAACCGGCGCCCAGCTTCGTGAAGAACTCGAAGGCGGCGTGCATCGTCTGCTCGGCAACCGTCATCGGGTCGCTGCCGCGGTTGTACGCGCGCAGCATGGTCGATCCGCCGAACATATCGCCGCCGAGGCCCTTGAACGTGTGCCAATAGCACACCGCGAAACGCAGGTGCTCGGCCATCGTCTTGCCCAGCACCTTTTCTTTAGGGTTGTAATGTTTGAACGCGAGCGGGTTCCTGGAATCCGGGCCTTCGTATTTGACTGCCTTTACTTCAGGGAAATACTCGGGCATGAAAGGTACTCCTTCGCGGAAGCGCGGTTAACTCAACGGCCGGATGCGGATATTCCGATAATCGAGCCGCGACCCGTGATTCTGTAGACCGATGAACCCGCTGGTGCGTTTCAAGCCCGGATGGTCGGCCAGTTTGTCCATGTGCTCGCTCAGGTCGCCTTCAACGATGGCGCAGCCATTCAGCCAGACGCTGACCTGCATGCCCTCGCAACGGATACGCATCTTCTGCCAGGTATTCGCGGGCAGCGTGACGCGGCGCGACGGCGCGATGGTGGCGTAGACGCTGCCGCAATACTGCCACGGCTTCAGTTCGGTGTACTCGGAGCCGTAGTCGTCGAGCACCTGGACCTCGCTGCCTTCGAAGGCGGGGTTGCCGTCGCGCGGCGCGCGGATGAACACGCCGCTGTTTCCGTTTTCGGGCACGCGAAACTCAAGCTCCAATTCGAAATCGCTGAACTCTTCCGTGGTGGAGAGCCAGCCGCAGCCTTCCGCGCCGTCCGTGTACAACTGGCCGTCTTCGACCTTCCAGCAGGGGTGGTCGCCACCGACCTGTTCCCAGCCGGTCAGGTCACGCCCGTTGAACAGGTCGCGCCAGCCTTCACCCCGCGGGATTTCGCGGATGAACACGTTCTTGAACCAGAGCGGGGCATTATGGTGCTGCAGCTCAATCTGCCCGCTCGGGTAGATGGGCTTGCCGCGGTCCCAGTAGTTCTCCATCACCACGTTGTCCACGACGAGCCGGCCGTTCAGGTATACGGTGACGCGCTCCCCAATCATGATGACGCGGAACCGGTTCCACTCGCCGATGGGCCGGTCCGCGCACACAAGCGGGTCTTTGGGGTTCTGCTCATTGTTGTACAGGCCGCCGGAGCCCTGGGGCCACCGGGCCGGGTCCCAAATCTGCACCTGTGGCGATCCGCGCAAGTAGATGCCGCTGTCGCCTTCGGGGCCGATCTTCCAGTCCACGAGCATTTCAAAATCTTCGTAGTCGCGCGCCGTGCACAGGCTGTTGCCCTCGCCGTCGTAGGCGAGCGCGCCGTCCACAACCTTCCAGTGATCGCGCATCTGCTGGTCCGCCGTTGCCTGCGCTGCGGCCAGATCCTCCGGCGGCATCTGCGCGCGCTTTTCCGGGTCTTCCACGAGGCCTTTCCAGCCGGTCAGGTCCACGCCGTTGAAGAGCTGCACGAAGCCCTTGGGCGGCGTATTGTCGGGTGCGCCGAGCAATTCGGCGAGCGTGGGTTCGATGGCGCGCGCCCAGCGCCAGTAGCCTTCCTCGCTCAGATGCAGCAGGTCCGGCATGATGTCCTTCGTCAATTCGCCCTGGTCCGTCAGGAACCAGCCGCCGATGTCGAGGAAGTGAACCATTTGCCCGTCGGCCAGCCCAGCCAGCGTCGCGTTTGCCTGCGCGAGCTTGTCGCGGATTTCCTGGGGCCGGTCCCCGCGCGGGAAGATGGCCAGCAGCAGGACCTTGGTGTCCGGCAGGGTCGTGCGCAGTTTCTCGACGATGGCCGTTACGCCATCCGCAATCTCGGGCGCCGAACTCTGCTCCCAGTTGTTCGTGCCGATCATGATTACCGCCGCCTTCGGTGCAATACCCGCGATGTTTCCGTTGTCGAGCCGCCAGAGCACGTGTTGCGTGCGGTCGCCGCTGATACCGAGATTCACGGCGTTGCGGTCGCCGTAGTACGCGTCCCACACGGGCTGGCCCGCGCCTTCCCAGCCTTGCGTGATTGAGTCGCCGATGAAGATGAGGTCCACATTGCCTTGCCTCACGCGCTCATTCATCGACTCGAACCGCTTTGTCCACCAGTCGTCCGTGCGCGGCTCCGGCGATACGGCCGGGTGCGCGCCAAGCTGCACGGCAGCCCGGGCGGATGGCATGGCAACGAATACCGAGACCAGAAAGAACGCAAGCAGAATGACATAGAGACTCGAACGTAATGTGCGCCGCATGGTCCTACTCCCTGTCTTTTGATTACCATCCCCAACTTCCGAGGTAACGGAAGGCGCAAGTGTACCCGATCGCACGTTCAAAGCTCACCTTTTCGGCGGGAGCGGCAATCTGCTCAAGGACATGCGCCTGCCACGCCAGTGAAAGGACTGCCGGGCGGGATTGCGCAGGTTGCGTCGCCGTTGTCAGCGTCTGTGATGCCTGCCGGCGCGGCCAGACCATCGGCGAGGAGATACACCTTCGTGCGCTGTTTTGCTCCTGTTGCGAGGCAAGGGACCAGAAGCAAAAGGGAAGGGAGGGCAAACGACCGCAATTCGACGGGGGGGCGTCAAATCACTCGCGCGTCATTAATATCGGGGCTCTGTCGGCGCTATGCCCGAATGAGAGCGGAATACAGTCAGCGGATTTGCAGTTCCGCGGGCCGTGCGGGGGCCTCGCCGACCATACGGTCGTCGATGGTGCTGAAGAGGTCGGAGATATTGCTGATGGTTGTTACGTCCTGGCGATTTCCGCCGCCGAAGCCGCCATAACCACCGCCGAACCCGGCCGGCCCGGCGAATCCGCCGCCATAGCCTGGTCCCGCGCCGGCGCCTCCCGCGTAAGCGCCGTACCCGCCCCCGTATCCGCCGCCGTATCTGCCGCCGTACCCATAGTCCTGCCCGCCGCCGTATATGCCCTGATGGCGCAGGATAATCTTGGGCAATGTGCCCGAAAAGCCCGGATTCAGGGCAAAACCGTGCGTCTGGACGGCGCGCCCGGATTCGCGGCGCAGCCTTTCCGGAGTGGAAATGTACAAATGATTGCCCGCGGCGCGATAATCCAGGTTCCGCTGCCGCAACACGGCTCGCAACGCCTCGCCGAGGGGAATGTTGTGCAAGGAGGAATGGCCCGCTGTAAAGTCCGTGGCATACGCGGGGTCTACAGGCGTTTCGGCAGCGTCTTGCGTGGTGGCCCGGCCCGATGCGCGGAGAGTCTTGATGACGGGCTCATCGGATGCGGGCGCAACGGGGCCCGGTTCCGCCGCGGGATGCGAGGGCTCTTCCCACGCCGGCGGAAGCAGGGCTGGATTTGCTTCCTGACGGGCCTCTTTCCACCGGCGGCGCAGTGCTTCCCGCGCCGCACTGTCCGGGGAGAAGGTAATATCCGCCGGGGCGATGCCGGCCTTGCGTGCATTAAGCACCTCGCCGGTGTCCGGAAGCAGGACGTAGTACATGGAAGCGCCTTCCTCAATGAAGACGTTCCCGTGGGCGACGCCGTTGAGAACGATACTGTCGGCGAACGCGGCCAAGGCCGTCAAGTTAGCCGCGGCGAACAACGCAAAACAACGCATTCTTGTCCTCCCTACGCAGTTGCGCCTCTACGGGGCACACGCTATTATCTGAAACACATGCGCGCATGCGCCTTATTCAAGGATACGACGGTGGGTGAATTTCGTCAAGTCATCAAGGATGTGCTCCGCAACGTCGAGACAGTCATCCTCGACAAGACGGAGGTCGTAAAGGCAGCCATTTCTGCGTTCCTGGCGGGCGGCCATGTCCTGCTCGAAGACGTCCCCGGCGTGGCGAAAACCATGCTCGTGCGGGCGCTGGCCGTTTCGAGCGGCTGCTCCTTCACGCGCATCCAATGCACACCGGACCTTCTTCCCACGGACGTGACCGGCGTGTCGGTCTTTAACCCGGACACCCGGCAATTCGAGTTCCGGAAAGGCCCCATTTTCACGCAGGTGGTCGTGGCGGACGAAATCAACCGCGCTACGCCGCGCACGCAGTCGGCCCTGCTCGAAGCCATGGCCGAAGGACAAGTGTCCGTCGATGGCCGGACGTACAAGCTCCAGGCGCCGTTCACCGTATTCGCGACGCAAAACCCGGTCGAGCATGAGGGCACGTTTCCGCTGCCCGAAGCCCAACTCGACCGCTTCATGATGCGCCTTTCCATCGGCTATCCGAACATCATTGCGGAAGCGCAATTGCTGGAGACCACACGGCTCAGTCACCCCATCGATGCGTTGCGGATGGTGACGGACGCCGAGACAATCGCCCGGATGCAGCTTTCCGTGCGCGAGATCTTTGTCCATGAGAAGATTAGAGACTACATCCTGCGGCTGGTCCACCGCACGCGCGATTCGACGCACCTGACCCTGGGCGCGAGCCCGCGCGCGGCCATGATGCTGTTTCGCGTGGCGCAGGCCTATGCCGCCGTGCAGGGACGGGGCTATGCCATTCCGGACGACATCAAGGTGCTGGCCGGGCCGGTCCTGTTGCACCGGCTCATCCTGAATCCTGAGAGCCGTTTGCGGCGGGTAACTGCGCAGAGTGTCCTGCATGATATACTTCAAGAGGTGGCCGTGCCCGCCGGCCGCGCCAGTTGGCGCGAATAGACGGCGGGGCGGGAAACTGCGCTGCGTCCGGTCTCTTGGCCTGTAACGGGCATGTGCGGAATGGTTTACTTGATCTTGTCGATAGGATACGGCATATTGTGTGGGTGTGGCGAATTGACCTACGATATATGGTGGTTCCGTGGGGGCCATGATACATGATTTCGCTGTTTAGGAAAAAAGCGCCCGTTGCGCACGAGCATGGGCACGCGCACAAGCATAAGCAGGGTACGCCCGGCGCCTTGGAGGAAGAGTCGCAGTTTGAACTCACTCATGTCGGCCCCTACGAGATTGTTGCGCCCATCGGCTCGGGGGGCATGGGGACCGTGTACAAGGCGATAGACCGGTCCAAGGACCAGACGATCGCGATCAAGGTGCTGGACCGCCGCTATGACGTGGACCGGAAGAGCCGGAAACGGGACTACCTGGGGCGGGAAATCCTCATCGCGGCGTCGTTGAATCATCCCAATATTATCAGGATGCACAAGGAACTGGTGGTGCAGGAGGACAACTACGGCCGCAAGCGGCGCTGTCTCTTGATGGAATACATTGACGGTCACAACCTGAAGAAACATATTGTGGACCGCGACCTGAGCATGGAACAGATGATGCAGATCTGCATCGAGCTATGTCACGGGCTGGATTTCCTGCATCAGCACAAGATCATCCACCGGGACATCAAGCCGGGGAACTTCTTGTTCTCCCGCGACGGCAAGCAGGTTAAAATCGTGGACTTCGGGCTCTCGAAGTCGAGTGCATCGTGGCGCATGCGATGGATGAAAGAGACGGGCGGAACGCGGCTCTACATGTCCCCCGAACAACTCGCAAAGAAGCCGCTGGACGAACGGTCGGACATCTTTTCGTTCGGCATCACCATGTATGAGTTGTTCACCGGCCGGCATCCCTGCAACGGAAACGACCCGCGGATCATGCAGCGGCAATTGCGCGACCCGCGGTTCCGTTTCGACCCGCCCTCAAAATTCAACCCGGAGATTTCGCCGGCCCTGGACCGCATTGTGTTAAAGGCATTGCGCCGGAAGCCGGAAGATCGCTATCAATCGGTAACGGAGATACTGCTGGACATGTCCCGGATGTCGGAATCGCGAATCTAGCACCATGAACAAGCGAAAACTCACATTCAAGAAGAAAGTGCGGAAGAACGAGTCAGGCCCTTCGCTCACGCAGATTGTGCTTATCTTGAGCGCGGTGTGTGCCGTGTTTCTGGGCGGTTACCGGCTTCTCGGAACGCGGCCGCAGGAAGAGGCTGAGGCAGCGGCATATACGGACCTTGATAAGGCGCGCGAACTTGCCGCGGTGCAGGACTTCGCGGGGGCGCGGCCGCTGCTGGAGCGAATCGTCGAAAAGGCGGACGATCCCGCCGTAACTCCGGAAGCACTGCTGCTTCTGGCGGATATTGAAGCCGCCGCCGGCGAAAAGGAAGCGGCGTTGGCTCATCTGGAGCGCGCCGCGACGCAATACGCGGGCAGCCGCGCGCAACCGACGGCGGCTCTGCGCTACGCGCGCTTGCTCGACGAGATGGGGCGTACCCCGGAGGCCCGCGCGCTATACGATGACGTGCGGCGGAACACCGCGCCCGAAATTCGCGCAGCCGCCTTGGTTGGACTGGGCAGGGACCTGGAACGTCAGGGACAATTGGTGGCGGCGCGCGACCAGTATGCACAAGCCGTCCGCGACGCCAAGTGGAGCGGTCCCGAATGCATGGAAGCGCTCGATGCGCTTGGGCGCCTGAATGTGGCGCTCATCTTCTCCACCGTCCAAACGCCGGAGAGCAAGACGTATGACGTGCAGCCTGGCGACAGCCTGACTTCCATCGGGATTAAATTGAATACGACGCAGGGGCTGCTCTGCCGCGCAAACAACCTGGACGAAACCAGCACGCTGCGTCCCGGACAGCCGCTGAAGTACACGCCGAAGGATTTCCGCATCGTGATCGAGCGGTCCACTCGTCGTCTGTACCTGCTCGACATGGACGGGGTCTTTCGTTGTTACTCGGTCGGGCTGGGCATGCCCGGCCATGAAACCACGCTGGGGAAATACAAGATCGGCACGAAAGAGAAGGACCCGGTCTGGCACAAAGCGGGGTCGGAGCCCATTCCCGCAGGCGATCCTCGCAATGAGCTTGGTACGCGCTGGATGCCGCTGGTCCCGATTGAAGAGGGATTGCCAACCGACTTGGGGATTCACGGAACGATAGCGCCGGATACGATAGGGCAGTACTCTTCCCATGGGTGCGCGCGGATGCACAAAGAGGACGTCGAGGAATTGTACGACTTGGTGGTGCGTTCGACACCGGTCGAAATCGTGGATGTGTTCGAACCTGGGCATATTGAGACGGGGCAGGGTTGAAGACGCGCGCTCTGCGGGACTGAATCCGCGGAGTGCGTTCTTAAATCGGGAATTTCCAGTGGCGGACTTGCAGGATAGAACACCGTTGACCTCGCGCCTCAGGGCATCGCATTCGGGCCTCGATTTCACGCAGGCGCCCTTTGTGCCGATTGTGGACTACGCGGCCTTTCGCCTCGTGGCAGGGGAGATGGCGCGAACGGCGGCCGGCGAGCGCGCTGGCGAAGTGGTTGCGGTGGTTGACGGGCACACGGCCGGCCGGGTTGACACGGTCGAAGAGCTGCGGCGCAGCGCGGCCAGGGTGCTGCACTATGGTGAGCCGCCGCCTTCCTGGTCCCGCGCCGAGAACGTGGTGGTATTGCCCGTGAGCGGGGAGTTTGGCGAGGGAGATCGAGTGCTCGCGGTTGTTTCGGAACAGCTTGCCCTGCTTGCCTTGGGAACGCATACCGAAAGCGCGGAAGAGGAAAAGGGACTCTTTCAGGGAGCGTGGACGGCCCACCGGGGCGCCGTGGCGCGTGTGTTGGCCGCATTGCCGGGTTGCGAGGCGGATATTGCGCGCGCTCAGTCCGTGGAAACGTCCACGAACGTCGCATTGCGGCTCATGGCGCTTCAGACAACCCTGCTCGCCTCACGCCAGCGCGACATCGCAATGGATAAGGATGACCTCTTCGCGGTCCTGAATATCCTCAAGGCGATGTCGGCCAAACGCAGCGCTCATGACATCCTGTATGTCTTCGTCGAGCATATCGCGCGCGTGGTGACGTCCGACCGCTGCTCGGTCGTGCGCGTGTGGGGCGGTGAGTTCCGCGGCCAGGTGCTCGCCTCCCACGAGGACGAAAGCCTCAGGAACCACGACATCGAGCTCTGCAAGTATCCGGAACTGGAGCACGTGCTCAGGACCGGGGAAAAGATAATCATCAACGACGTGCGCCGTCACCCCTTGATGAAAGAATGCGCCGAGGGCTTGGAACGCGCCAGGATTCGCTCTCTGCTGGTGCTCCCCATCGTGCTATATGACCGTAATGTGGGCTCGCTCCTGCTGCGCGCGGCGCGCAGCCAGGGCACGTTTACGCTGCGCGAGATCAGCTTCTTTGAAATCGTGGCGGAGGCCGCTTCGAATGCGCTTGAGCGCGCCGAGTTGTTCGACCGCATCCAGAAGGCAAATGAACGGTTGGAAGTCCTGGCCGTTACCGACGGCCTCACGGGCCTCTTCAACCACCGCAGTTTCCGCAACCGCCTGTCCGAGGAAGTTGACCGCGCGTTGCGCTATCGCATTCCCCTTTCCTGTATGATTTTCGACGTGGACAACTTCAAGCAAGTGAATGACACGTATGGCCATCTCGTGGGCGACGGCATTCTCTGCGAGATCGCCAAACGCACCAGCCGCACGGTGCGCCGCAGCGATATTGTGGCGCGCTACGGTGGCGAGGAGTTTGTCGTGATCATGCCGCAAACCGGCGCCGATGGCGCTTGCGCGCAGGCGGAGCGCCTCCGTGAGGAGATGGCTTCGCGCCCCTTCGAAGGCGTTCCTGGCGGCATCCCCGTAACGGTGAGCATTGGTGTCGCCATGCTGGACGGCGATATGGTGATGGATTGCGAGGGCCTGATTGTCCAGGCGGACAAGGCTCTTTATGCGGCCAAGCGGCAGGGCAAGAATCGCGTGGTGTTCGCTGCGCAGGATGGCCGCGCATAGCGGAGTGTGCAGGCGGATTTCAGGAGATGACACGAATGCGAAATGCACTACGAAGACTCGGAAATGTGAGCATGGTGGCGACGCCGGCCCTGGCTGTTGCGCTGGTACTGTGCTGCTGCGCGGGCTGCAAATCGGTGGTCAATCCGTTCGGGCAGATGCGGCCGGACTACCGGGAGCTCCCGGTGGACGCCATGCGCGCGCTCGCGCTCGAGATTGAGACCGCCGTGCAGGCAGGCGACCGCGACGCGCAGATCGCCGACCGGGAAGGCCTTGTCTTGAACGAAACCGTGCGAGCCGCCATACGGACGCGGGCCGCGCGCAGCGCGCTGGTCACGGTTCTTCTGGATTCCGGTTATGCCTTCGAGAGTGGCGGCGGCTTGGTCGAGATCATCCGGAGCAAGGAGTACAAGCAAAACACGACAGGCCGCGACCGCGACCGGAATGCCATATTGGTCATGGGCGAGAACGAAGACCGCTGGACCATCTTTGA
It includes:
- a CDS encoding tetratricopeptide repeat protein, with amino-acid sequence MNKRKLTFKKKVRKNESGPSLTQIVLILSAVCAVFLGGYRLLGTRPQEEAEAAAYTDLDKARELAAVQDFAGARPLLERIVEKADDPAVTPEALLLLADIEAAAGEKEAALAHLERAATQYAGSRAQPTAALRYARLLDEMGRTPEARALYDDVRRNTAPEIRAAALVGLGRDLERQGQLVAARDQYAQAVRDAKWSGPECMEALDALGRLNVALIFSTVQTPESKTYDVQPGDSLTSIGIKLNTTQGLLCRANNLDETSTLRPGQPLKYTPKDFRIVIERSTRRLYLLDMDGVFRCYSVGLGMPGHETTLGKYKIGTKEKDPVWHKAGSEPIPAGDPRNELGTRWMPLVPIEEGLPTDLGIHGTIAPDTIGQYSSHGCARMHKEDVEELYDLVVRSTPVEIVDVFEPGHIETGQG
- a CDS encoding sensor domain-containing diguanylate cyclase, translating into MADLQDRTPLTSRLRASHSGLDFTQAPFVPIVDYAAFRLVAGEMARTAAGERAGEVVAVVDGHTAGRVDTVEELRRSAARVLHYGEPPPSWSRAENVVVLPVSGEFGEGDRVLAVVSEQLALLALGTHTESAEEEKGLFQGAWTAHRGAVARVLAALPGCEADIARAQSVETSTNVALRLMALQTTLLASRQRDIAMDKDDLFAVLNILKAMSAKRSAHDILYVFVEHIARVVTSDRCSVVRVWGGEFRGQVLASHEDESLRNHDIELCKYPELEHVLRTGEKIIINDVRRHPLMKECAEGLERARIRSLLVLPIVLYDRNVGSLLLRAARSQGTFTLREISFFEIVAEAASNALERAELFDRIQKANERLEVLAVTDGLTGLFNHRSFRNRLSEEVDRALRYRIPLSCMIFDVDNFKQVNDTYGHLVGDGILCEIAKRTSRTVRRSDIVARYGGEEFVVIMPQTGADGACAQAERLREEMASRPFEGVPGGIPVTVSIGVAMLDGDMVMDCEGLIVQADKALYAAKRQGKNRVVFAAQDGRA